NNNNNNNNNNNNNNNNNNNNNNNNNNNNNNNNNNNNNNNNNNNNNNNNNNNNNNNNNNNNNNNNNNNNNNNNNNNNNNNNNNNNNNNNNNNNNNNNNNNNNNNNNNNNNNNNNNNNNNNNNNNNNNNNNNNNNNNNNNNNNNNNNNNNNNNNNNNNNNNNNNNNNNNNNNNNNNNNNNNNNNNNNNNNNNNNNNNNNNNNNNNNNNNNNNNNNNNNNNNNNNNNNNNNNNNNNNNNNNNNNNNNCATCTGGGGCGAGTCCTTCCCTAGACAAGGGTGGACAGCCTTGTTTAATAGATCCGCAATACCCAACGACATACTCGGTTGAAGGCTGTCCACCCTTGTCGTGGGTTGTTGCAGGGGAAACTTTGCACATCGCGGGTGGTAGTCATTAATCTGTATTAAACTGCTTTTGAGGTAATTCGGTCGGCACGCACTTACAGCAGAATTCAGAATCCAGAAATAAAACAGGGTTCATACCTGGCTTTGGGACTTAGTTTGTGTACTCCACCTTCCTTGAAATCTGCTGTAATTTTAATCTAACCATGCTGAGACGTTGGCATTCGCGGAGCGTCTCCAAGAGTTGCCTCTCGGAACGAGAATCGCGATTCTACCGCTTACATACTATGAACAACTCCGAAAATCCTCGACTACCCCTGCCGCCTTTCGATAATGAATCCGCTATCCAAAAAGTCCGAATCGCAGAGGATGCTTGGAACACACGCAACCCTGAACTAGTATCACTTGCTTACACGTCGGATAGCAA
Above is a genomic segment from Tolypothrix sp. NIES-4075 containing:
- a CDS encoding DUF1348 family protein; translation: MNNSENPRLPLPPFDNESAIQKVRIAEDAWNTRNPELVSLAYTSDS